Sequence from the Flavobacterium sp. TR2 genome:
GACGAAAAAACGAATCAATTTGCATCTTATTTAAGAAAAAACTACGCGATTCAATCCGATGATTTAATAGGTATAAAGCTAGAGAGAAACGAAAAATTTATCATTGCAATTTTAGGTGCGCTAAAGGCTGGTGCGGCTTATGTTCCTATAGATATCAATTATCCGAAAGAGAGGATAGCCTATATGGAAAAAGACAGTAATTGTAAAGTTGTTATTGACCAGGAGGAATTGGAAAGATTTGATGCAGTCAAGGAAAAATATTCTCATAAGAAAGAAGATGTAATTATTAAAAACAATGACCTAGTTTATGTTATTTATACTTCTGGATCTACGGGAACTCCAAAGGGGATTATGATGGAACATATCAGTATGTTCAATCTAATCGTTTTTCACAACAAGCAATTTCAGGACAGTGAGGTTTCTAAAGTATTACAGTTTACAAGCATAAGTTTTGATGTCTCCTTTCAGGAAATATTTACAACATTAACAAGAGGAGCAACCTTATATCCAGTTACAGAAATAGTTAAAACAGATTCAAACGAGCTATCTGCATTTATAAAAAACAATGCTATTGATACGGTTTTTTTACCAACGTCATATTTTAAGATATTAATTGAGGTTAAGCCCTTCTATGACTTATTAAAGTTCAATGTAATAAAAAATATTATAGTTGCTGGAGAACAGCTAATTTTAAGTAATGAGGCGATAGACAGAATTAGTGAATCAGATACAAAACTCCATAATCATTATGGTCCAGCTGAAACCCATGTTGTAACAACAATTACAATAGAAGACAATTACATTACATATAATCCGCCCATTGGCTGCCCAATCTCAAACACCCAGATTTATATACTAGATGAAAATTTGCAATCAGTGGCAATAGGAGTAACGGGTAAAATTTACATATCGGGTACTGGAGTTTCAAGGGGATATTTAAATAAACCAGAACTAACAAAAGAGAAGTTTATTGCAAATCCTTTCAAAGCAGGAGAGCGAATGTATGATACGGGAGATTTGGGCTGCTGGTTATCTGATGGGAATATTGAATTTTTAGGAAGAAAAGATCATCAGGTAAAAATTAGAGGCTACAGAATTGAGCTTGGAGAAATAGAAAATGTTATTTTACAGTATTCAGAGGATTTAAATCAAGTAATTGTAGAGGCCAAGGAAATAAACGGAGAGAAAGTATTAGTTGCTTATTTAGTCTCTGCTGCAGACATTGATAAATCGGAATTGAGAAGTTTTCTGCAGGAAAAATTACCAGATTATATGGTTCCAAGTTTTTATCCAAAATTGGATAAAATGCCCTTAACCACAAATGGGAAGATAGATAGGAAAGCATTGCCAAGCATTTCGGGCGAAGATATTGTAAGAAAAGAATATGTAGCTCCAAGAAATTGGCTTGAAAAAAGACTGGCAGAGATTTGGCAGGAAGTTTTAGGAATCCAAAAGATAGGAGTTACAGATAATTTCTTTGAATCTGGAGGACATAGTATCAAAGCGACTCATTTGGTGTCTATGATTCATAAAGAACTAGGAGTTAAAATTCGAATTAGCAATGTCTTTGAAGCAAGAACAATTGTTGAACTCTCAAAAACGATTGAGGCTTTAAACGAAACCAAATTTACTGAAATTGAGCCTCTGCCTAAGCAGGAAAGTTACCTGACATCTTCTTCTCAAAGAAGATTATGGGCTGTAAGCCAATTTGAAGGCGCTGTAAAAGCTTACAATATTTCTGGTATCTATACTCTTACGGGAAATCTTGATAGAGAGGCTTTAATGTCTGCATTTAAAACGCTTATCGAGCGTCATGAAAGCCTGCGAACAGTATTTAAAGCAGGAGAAGAAGGAGAGCCAAGACAATATATATTATCAGGTGCTGATTACATTTTTAATATTGATTACCATGACTTTAGAAGGCTTGAAGACAAAGAGAATGAATTAAAAAATAAAGTATCGACATTATTAGAAACTCAATTTAATTTAGCCGAAGGGCTATTATTAAAAGTAGACATAATTCAGCTTGAAGATGAAAAATGGGTTTGCAGCTGCATATTACATCATCTAATAAGCGATGGTTTATCTATGGAAATTCTTATAAAAGAGCTATTCTTATTTTACAACATATATGTAAATGGAGATTCCAAGATGCCAAATCCATTGAGAGTTCATTACAAAGATTATGTTGCTTGGCAAAACAAACAATTAGACGACCAAGTATTAAGAGGGCATGGAGATTATTGGATTGAACAATTTCAAGGAGATATTCCTGTACTTAACTTATTAGGAGATAAAGCGCGTCCAAATATTAAAACTTACAATGGGGCTATAAAAGAAAAAACAATAAATGCCTCAAGTTTAAGCACTTTAAAAAAACTTTTTCAAGAAGAAGAAGTTACGCTATTCATGGGATTGCAGGCCATTGTGAATACTTTGCTCTATAAATATACAAATGATCAAGACATTATAATAGGAAGTCAAATGTCTGGCAGAGTGCACACTGATTTAGAGAACCAAATAGGTCTTTACATCAATGTTCTGCCTTTAAGAACTCGATTTAAAGGAGTAGACCGCTTTAGAGAATTATTGCAAAATGTAAAAAAAGGAACGTTAGAAGCTTTTGAGCATCAGCTCTATCCTTTTGATTTGCTAATAGATAATTTAAAATTAAAGCATGACGTCAGCCGTAATCCTTTATTTGATGTAACAGTTGTTTTACAGAATGCAGACTTGGACGAAAAAGTCACATTAGAAAAAATGGGAGATTTAGACATTCAAGTTTACAAAGAATGCGAATTGAATGTAAGCAGGTTTGACCTTAGTTTTAACTTCATTGAAACCCAAGGAGAGCTTTTAACTACTATTGTGTTTAATACAGACATTTTCAATGAGCTTACTATTAATCAATTATTGCAGCATTTTGAAAAAATAGTAGATGTTATTAGTGAAAAACCTGAATCTACTCTAGATGAAATCAATATTTTAAGCCAAAAAGAGACAGAAAAAATTCTTGTAGATTTTAATGATACTGCTGTAGAGTTTCCAAATGATAAGAATATAATAGAATTATTTAAAGATCAAGTAAAGCAGCATCCGCATAAAAAAGCACTTGTGTTTAATGGTGAAGTGTTGACTTATAGTGAATTAGATTATAAATCAGATCAGGTAGCAGTCTTTTTAAAGCAAAATTTCGATCTAAAAAAAGAGGATCTTATTGGTATTGCTTTAGACAGGTCACACCTGTATATTGTTGCGGTTTTAGGAATACTAAAATCTGGAGCAGCTTATGTTCCTATAGATCCTGACTATCCTAGAGCACGTCAAGAATATATCATTTCAGATACAGCAATAAAAATACTAATTACCCAAACAGAATATCTTTTCAATTACGATTTCTATCAAGGAGGTTTTTTTGCAATTGATGTACAATTGAATGACATCCATGTTCCAGATAATCAAATCACTGCAAACTCAGCAGCTAACGACTTGGCATATGTAATGTATACCTCTGGATCTACCGGAACACCTAAAGGGGTTATGGTAGAACAAAAAAGTATTGTCAGATTAATAAAGTCTATGAATTATGTAAATATAGATGCTGAAGATAACATCTTAAGTTTATCGAATTTTGCTTTTGACGGCTCTGTTTTTGACATTTTTGGATCTCTATTAAATGGTGCTACGCTTTATATTCCTCTTAAAGAATGTTTTCTCGATTATGAAGTTTTGGGAGAAACAATTAATCACAATAAAATATCTACATTCTTTTTAACTACAGCACTGTTTAATTCTTTAGTTGATATTAATTTCTCCAGATTTGACAGCTTAAAATATGTATTGTTTGGAGGAGAAAGAGTTTCAGTATCCCATGTAAAACAATTTAAAGAACGCTATAATCAAGTCAATTTAGTCCATGTTTACGGGCCAACAGAAAACACGACATTTTCTTCATTTTACAATGTGGAACATATTGGCGATAATGTTAACACGATACCTATAGGAAAAGGAATCTCAAATTCAGAATGTTACATACTAAATCAAGAAGATTATAAAAAAACAATTCCGCCAATAGGCGTTGTTGGCGAAATATATGTAGGAGGAGCAGGATTGTCAAGAGGGTATTTGAATAATCCTGAAATGACTGCCGAAAAATTTGTACTTCATCCTTATAAACCGAATACGACCATTTATAAAACAGGAGATTTAGGAAGATGGCTTCCAGATGGAAGCATTGAGTTTATAGGTCGAGTAGACGATCAAGTAAAAATAAGAGGACATCGCATAGAATTAGGGGAAATAGAAAATATTTTGTCTAATCATGAAGACCTTGTTTCATGCATTGTCATAGCAAGAGAAACTAAAAATAAGGATAATGAACTCGTTGCATACTATACTAGTAAAGCTAAAGAAATACCAAGCCTTGGAAAATATTTAAAAGAGCAGTTGCCAGATTATATGCTTCCAAAATATTTTGTATGGTTAGAAGCATTGCCTTTAAATTCCAACGGGAAAGTAGATAAGAAAGAACTGCCGATACCAGAACTAGATTTAAACCCTGAAAAAGTAATATTAAAAGCAAGAAACGAAACAGAAGCCAAACTAGTTGAAATTTGGAAAGAAATATTAGATTTTGATCAGATAAGCATCACTGATGATTTCTTTGATTTAGGAGGGCATAGTTTAAAAGTAACCAGATTAATAAGTCAGTTACACAAGGAGTTCGACGTTAAAATTGAACTGAAAAAACTATTCGAAACAACGATATTGCAAGATCAGGCAATGTTAATTGATAATGCTGTAAAAAGTGATTATTATCAAATTCCGAAAGTTGAAGAACAATCCAATTATCCGCTTTCCTCTTCTCAAAAAAGATTATGGATCTTAAGTCAGTTTGAAGATGCCAACACAGCATATAATATGCCAGCGGTTTTTGAATTTACAGGAACTTTAAATTATAATAGTTTAGCATTTGCTTTTGAAAGCCTTATTGAACGTCATGAAAATCTAAGAACTGTTTTTAAAGAAAATAAAGAAGGAGAAGCCAGACAATATATTTTACCAGCTGAAAATGTTGATTTTAAGGTAGCTTATAAGAATCTTCAAGAAGTTACCAATAAAAAACAAAGGTTGGCGGAGTATCTGAAAGATGATGTTGAAACCGACTTTAATTTAGAGTCTGGACTACTATTAAAAGCTTCTGTGTATCAAATAGAAGATGATAAATGGATTTTTAGTTATGTCATGCATCATATAATTAGTGATGGGTGGTCTATGGACATTTTAATTAAAGAACTATTAGAAACATATGATGAATACAACAAAGGTGTAAACATAGAAAAACAAGCTCTTAAAATTCAATATAAAGACTATGCTGTTTGGCAGCAAAATCAATTTAAAGAAGGAAAATTAGAGCTTCATAAAAAATATTGGCTCAAGCAATTTGAAGGAGAATTGCCTGTGCTTCAATTACCCGAAGATAAGCCGAGACCTTTAGTGCAGACATATAATGGTAAAATAATTCAAACAAGAATTGCTGCAGATGTAACAGAGAAACTTAAATATCAAACTAATCAGGAGGGAGCTACTTTATTTATTAGTTTACTCACAATAGTTAAGATTTTATTATACAGATATACAAACTCTCAAGATATCATTATTGGTTGTCCAATTGCTAATAGAGAACACGCAGATTTAGAAGATCAAATAGGCTTTTATTTAAATACGTTAGCACTTAGAACACAGTTTGACAGCACTGATTCATTTAATGAATTATTGCAGATAGTAAAGCAAAATACACTAGAAGCTTATAAATATCAAGCCTATCCCTTCGATGAATTGGTAAACGATTTAAAACTGCGCAGGGACATGAGCAAAAATGCTCTATTTGATGTAATGGTGGTATTGCAAAATGCAACAAATAATCAACTTACTAAAAATAAAGAATACCAGATAGAAGGACTTCATATTTCTGATTTTCAGGATTTTGATTACGAAGTGAGTAAGTTTGATTTATCATTTAACTTCCTAGAAGCCAATGGAGAAATAGAAGCTGGTATAGAATATAATAGCGATATCTATACTGAAGAAACAGCTCAAAGAATGTTGCAGCATTTAGAGCAGGTAATTTTAAGCGTAATAGAAAATCCTGACATCAAAATTAATGATATAGATATTCTAACTGTAACAGAAAAGAAGCTGTTGTTGGAGAAATTCTGTTCTACGGATTCAAGGAATATTTCTGAAAAAACAATTATACAAGAATTTGAAAACACGGTATTGAGATACCCAGAAAACAAAGCATTGTTATTTGACAACAAGTTTTTTACGTATCAAGAGTTAAATGAAAAAGCAAATCAATTAGCGCACTATCTTAAAGCAAAATATACTGTTGGATCTGATGTATTAATTGGGATTGAACTTGAACGAAGTGAATGGCTGCTTATAAGTATGTTGGCAATATTAAAAACAGGATCAGCATATTTACCTATAGACCCGCAATATCCTAAGGCGCGTATAGAATTTATAAAATCTGACAGCTTTTGCAGTTGCATAATTGATGAAGTTGAATTATTGAAGTTTGAACACGATATAGACATACTAGATAAAAATAATTTAGAAAAGGATATTAAAAATTCAGATTTAGCCTATACAATTTATACTTCAGGAACAACAGGAAACCCAAAAGGAGTAATGGTTGAACACGCTAGTGTATTTGATTATTGTTCAACCTTTATCGAAACCTTCAAGATAAATGAATTGGATAGTATCATCCAGCAATCTTCAATATCTTTTGATACCCATGTAGAAGAAATATACCCCGCTTTAATGACAGGAGCAACAATTTTAATGGGAGTAACCGGAGGTAGAGATATTAAAGAAATTCAATATCTAATAGAAGAAGAAAATGCTACGGTTTTAAGTTCTACGCCATTAATAATAAAAGCATTAAATGAGTCTGAGTTTAATGTGAGCAAATTAAGATTATTAATAAGCGGAGGAGATAAACTTAAAAGAAATTATGTCTCTAAATTTCTAGATGCAGCCCTAGTATATGACACTTACGGCCCAAGTGAGGCTACAGTATGCAGTACCTACTATAAAATTAATGACATTTCTGAAAAATGTATCATCGGAAAACCGATAACAAACAGAACCATAACTATTACCAATGATAAAGGACTGCTTCAGCCTGTAGGAATTATTGGAGAAATCAGCATAAGCGGTTCCGGGTTAGCCAGAGGATATAAAAATCAATCCCAATTAACTTCAGAGAAATTTATTGCAAGTGAATTGCACGGCAGAACCTATAAAACAGGTGATTTAGGAAAATGGCTGTCAGATGGGAATATTGAATTTATAGGAAGAAAAGATGACCAGGTAAAAATTAGAGGATATAGAATAGAATTAGGAGAGCTTGAAAATAGTTTGCAAAATCATCCTGCCGTAGAAAGTGCAGCCGTTCTAGCAACTTTAAATAATGAGGGAATTAATGAATTGACAGCCTATTTTGTATTGAAAGAAGAACTGAATATACTCGATATAAGAAGGTATCTGAATAAAATACTGCCAGATTATATGATTCCTTCCAAATATATCAGAGTAGATAAAATGCCATTAAATACGAATGGGAAAATCGAGAAAAAAGCGCTTCCTGAACAAAATGGAAGTCTTTTGGAATCCGGAATTCTATTTGTACCGGCAAGAAATGAAATTGAAAGTAAGATAACGCAAATTTGGAAAGATTTACTTGAAAAAGAATCCATTGGCATTTACGATAATTTCTTCGATTTAGGAGGCGAAAGTTTAAAAACTACACGGCTTATAAATAAAATTAATGAATTGTTTCTAGTTAAAATTAAGATAAAGAGAATCTTTGAAGACCCTACAATATCTGGAATTTCTGAACACGTGAAATTTATGTTACAGCAAAAAGAGTTATCTGAAAACAAAGAACTTCAAGAAATAAATATAGATTAATGAAAGATTTATTAAATAAAATACAAGAGAATAATTTATTATTAAAAGTTGTAGATGGTAAACTAAAAGTGTTTACTAATGGAGCAGACATTGATAAAAATTTAATTGAAGAAATAAAGGCAAGAAAAGAAGAGTTAACAGAAATTATTTTAGAAAATGGAAGCCTTGATAATTCAAATAGTGTAAATAACACTATACATAAAACTCCAGAGTTAAATGGATACCCTTTATCATCATCCCAACAAAGGTTATGGACATTAAGTCAGGTAGATCGCGCCAGTATTTCATATAATATGCCTAGCATCTACGAATTAACGGGCGAGTTTAGTTTTGAAGTATTAAATCAATCTTTTAAAAATTTAATATACCGTCATGAAATCCTTAGAACAGTTTTCAAAGAAGACAAGCTAGGGAATGTAAAGCAGTATGTAAAAAACGTTGAAGAGATAAACTTCTCCCTAGTAGAGATCGATTTTAGAGGAATCAATGCCTATAAAGAGAAACTAGAAACATATCTAGAAAAAGAGTGCGCATTACTGTTTAATTTAGAAGAAGGTCCTTTATTAAGAGGTGTTGTAATTCGTTTATCTAATGAAAGATGGATATTTTGTTTTGTCATGCATCATATTATAAGTGATGGCTGGTCTATTGACGTCATGATGAATGAATTGATAATGCTGTACAAATTAATAGGTGAAAATAGAGCTGACTCAAAAAAGGAACTCGGAATCCAATATAAAGATTACGCCGTATGGCAGCAGGACCAGCTGGCAAATGGTCATTTAGAAAAAGACAAGGCTTATTGGCTGGAACATTTAAAAGGCGATCTGCCAACATTATCCCATTTTGGAGACTTTCCCCGTCCGGCAATAAAAACCTATAACGGAGGAACAGTAGAGCGTAAAATTGACACGGCACTTTATGAGCAGTTCAAAACGTTTTACAAAGCCAATGAAGGCACGTTGTTTATGGGGTGTCTAAGCCTTTTAAATGCAGTATTGCATAAATATACAGGCCAGGAAGAATTTATCATAGGAAGCCCGGTTTCTGGAAGGAATAACACTGTGCTTCACGATCAAATCGGCTTTTATGTAAACACTCTGGCACTTCGCACCGCATTTACATCGGGAGATAGTTTTGAAGCTCTTTTCGGAAAGGTAAAGGAAAATACGCTTAATGCCTTTGAGCACCAAGATTACCCTTTTGATGAGCTTTTAGATGATCTAAACGTTAAAAGAGACTTAAGCAGAAATGCATTATTTGATGTAATGCTAGTAGTTCAAGATTCAAAAGAAAAACTAATAGCAGACATACTAGAAGGAACTTCCTTATCTATTTCGCCTTATAAAAATGAACAACATTTTGGAAGTAAATTTGATTTATTATTCTCATTTGCCGAAGTGTCAGACAGCTTAAGTATAGTAATAGAATACAATAGCGATATTTTCAGTAAAAGCTTGTGTGAGCAGCTCTTGCTGCATATGGAGCAGCTGCTGGAAGGAATAGTGGCTTCTCCAAAAAAAGAACTCTCTGAGATTTCCTGTTTAAATGCATTAGAGAAACACGAACTATTGGTGGATTGCAACACGACAGAAATAGCATATGAAGAAGGGATTTCTTTACTGGGATTGTTTAAGGAGCAAGTCGCTTTGGTTCCAGATAAGACCGCACTGATCTATGGTGAAATCTCGTTGACCTATAGCGAGCTGGATGGTTTGAGCAGCCAATTCAGCCATTATTTAGAGAAGCATAGTGAGTTGGCTTTGGAAGATCTAATAGCCATAGCCCTGCCTAAAAGCCATTGGCAGATCATATCGATTCTGGGCATTTTAAAAGCAGGCTGCGCCTATGTTCCAATCGCTTTGGATTATCCGCAAGAAAGAATAGACTTTATCGTATCTGATACAAAAAGTAAGATTGTCATCACGCCAGAACTCCTATTGGATTTCGAATCCAGCATTGGAGACTATTCCAAGGAAAAAGACATCTGCTCCAGAGATCTGTCCAGCCTGGCTTATGTGATGTACACTTCAGGATCTACAGGAAGGCCAAAAGGCGTTTTGATAGAAGACAGAGGGATTATTCGATTAGTGAAAAAGTCGAATTATATCAATATAGAACGAAGCTCCGTCCTATTGTCTACAGGTTCGTTTTCATTTGATGCGACCACTTTTGAATATTGGGGAATGTTATTAAATGGCGGGACATTGATCTTAAGTGAAGAAGACCTCTTCTTGTCTCCCATAGATTTATCTTCTTTAATAAAAGCCAAAGGAGTCACAATGATGTGGTTTACCTGTGGCTTACTCAACCAGCTAATAGACGAGGCCATAGATGTATTTGAAGGCTTGACAACTGTATTATCCGGAGGGGATCGTCTGTCACCTGTACACATTGGAAAATTACGTTCAAGATATCCTTTGATGGAAATCATAAACGGCTATGGACCAACAGAGAACACAACTTTTTCAACCAGTTATTTGGTAAAAGAAGCAGTTGAAGGAGTTCACACAATTCCAATAGGAACGCCTATAAGCAATAGTACCGCTTACATATTGGATGCAGCCATGTCTTTAGTGCCAAAAGGAGTAGTGGGCGAGCTCTATTTAGGAGGGGCCGGACTCTCAAGAGGATATTTGAATCGGGAGGATTTAACAGAAGAAAAATTTATAGCGTCACCTTTTATCACAGGACAGCGTCTGTATAGAACAGGCGATTTAGTAAAGAGGAATCAAAATGGCGAGATAGAATTTATAGGACGTCAAGACAACCAAGTAAAGATCAGAGGCTACCGTATAGAATTAGGTGAGATTGAACACCTATTGAGTACCTATCCTGGAGTGAATGCTGCTTTGGTAGTGGTAGAAGAGAGTCAAGGCGATAAGTTGTTATTAGGATACATTACCAGTGAAGAAACGATAGCAGAGAGTGTTTTACGCGACTGGTTGTTCCAAAGATTGCCTTCTTACATGGTGCCGAGTTACATACATATACTGGAGCGATTTCCATTAACAGTAAATGGAAAAATCGATAGAACTAATCTGCCAGGCATGACTGGAGTACTCGTAAACAGTGATTCATATATTGCACCAGAGAATGAAACGCAGAAGAAATTGAGTGAGCTTTGGATGGAGATACTTAATGTCCCTCAGGTAGGATTGTCGGACAACTTTTTTGAATTAGGAGGACATAGTCTCAAGGCCACAAAACTAATGAGCAGGATCCATAAGGAATTCAATGTCAAACTCCGATTATTAGAATTCTTCAACCATCCAGATTTGCAATCACAAAGTGCGCTGATATCCTCCAAAGCATCAGTGAGATACGATTCTATCCCACGACTGGAGCAGCAAGATTCTTATCCCTTGTCATTGATGCAAAGGCGTTTATGGATCATGAGCCAATTTGAAGACGCTAATATCGCCTATAATATGTCGGCGGTGTATGTCTTTAAGGGGCATTTAGAGTTATCTTTATTGGAGCAGTCCTTCAAGACCTTAATATCCCGACATGAGATTTTACGCACCTATTTTAAGAAGGATGCCTCAGGAGAAATCCGTCAATACATACAGCCTACTGCTTCCGTAGATTTCAGTTTGGGATCTGTAGATGCTCGTGCGTTCTCAGAGACAGACCTTTCGCAGGCATTATCAAAGACATTAAAAACTCCATTTGACCTGTCACAAGGACCTTTGTTACGCGTTGACCTATATCAAATATCAGAAGACCGCTGGATATTTAGCAGTGTTATACACCATATTATAAGTGATGGCTGGTCTTTGGAAGTGCTGATCAAAGAACTCTTGATACTTTACAATAGTCTGGTAACAGGAGTGTCATTCTCTTTACCGCCATTGCAAATCCAATATAAGGACTATGCTTCTTGGCAGCTGAATACCCTTAGTGATTCCAGTTCAGATCAGGCCTATTGGCTTAATCAATTTTCGGGAGACCTACCGGTTTTAGATCTCTCGGGGGGTAAAATACGTCCAAGCATAAAAACCTATAATGGCGGTGTTTATAACAGCAAGCTCTCTAAAACCTTAAGTACTGCTCTGGCCGCTTTATTGCAAAAAGAAGAAGCCACGCTATTTATGGGGCTGCTGAGTGCGGTGAACGCGTTATTTTACCATTACACCTCTCAAGAAGATATAATAATCGGAAGTCCCATAGCAGGACGTGACCATAGAGA
This genomic interval carries:
- a CDS encoding non-ribosomal peptide synthetase, which produces MKTLLKKLNEFNIKIDLLDDNLDIQAPKGVMTQDILNEIKLNKKELIEFITLYKAKKDRPIFIPKVSEQSSYALSSSQRRLWLLSQFEGGNLAYNMPNVFELEGKLSIPSFQSAFLSLIERHESLRTLFKENESGEVRQVILNLEDIQFQLQYEDLSKEANSEGKIKSIIEEEAAYVFDLSADSLLRAKLVRTSQDVYVFICVMHHIISDGWSSEIMTNELFELYDAHIKGNPNPLPELKIQYKDYSAWQQEQLKNDAMEAHKSYWLQQFNGELTVLDLPSYQTRPLIKTYNGNAVKKLYKESLLNDFNELCQSQGSTLFMGLLTAVKVLLFRYSNHRDIVVGSPVAGREHIDLQNQIGFYVNTLALRTEVEANDSFKELLAKVKEVTLGAYEHQIFPFDELVEYLPLDRDTSRNPLFDILLTVQNDDLFKVSSQKEREVKIKGYQSEEKVLSKFDLEFAFKETAQGLVLTLIYNTDIYSKYFAENIVSHFEVLLNSIIAKSEISVGSLDYLTESEKDQVLSGFNNTEAVYPKDKTIIDLFEEQVQKTPNNIAVVFEETELTYQELDEKTNQFASYLRKNYAIQSDDLIGIKLERNEKFIIAILGALKAGAAYVPIDINYPKERIAYMEKDSNCKVVIDQEELERFDAVKEKYSHKKEDVIIKNNDLVYVIYTSGSTGTPKGIMMEHISMFNLIVFHNKQFQDSEVSKVLQFTSISFDVSFQEIFTTLTRGATLYPVTEIVKTDSNELSAFIKNNAIDTVFLPTSYFKILIEVKPFYDLLKFNVIKNIIVAGEQLILSNEAIDRISESDTKLHNHYGPAETHVVTTITIEDNYITYNPPIGCPISNTQIYILDENLQSVAIGVTGKIYISGTGVSRGYLNKPELTKEKFIANPFKAGERMYDTGDLGCWLSDGNIEFLGRKDHQVKIRGYRIELGEIENVILQYSEDLNQVIVEAKEINGEKVLVAYLVSAADIDKSELRSFLQEKLPDYMVPSFYPKLDKMPLTTNGKIDRKALPSISGEDIVRKEYVAPRNWLEKRLAEIWQEVLGIQKIGVTDNFFESGGHSIKATHLVSMIHKELGVKIRISNVFEARTIVELSKTIEALNETKFTEIEPLPKQESYLTSSSQRRLWAVSQFEGAVKAYNISGIYTLTGNLDREALMSAFKTLIERHESLRTVFKAGEEGEPRQYILSGADYIFNIDYHDFRRLEDKENELKNKVSTLLETQFNLAEGLLLKVDIIQLEDEKWVCSCILHHLISDGLSMEILIKELFLFYNIYVNGDSKMPNPLRVHYKDYVAWQNKQLDDQVLRGHGDYWIEQFQGDIPVLNLLGDKARPNIKTYNGAIKEKTINASSLSTLKKLFQEEEVTLFMGLQAIVNTLLYKYTNDQDIIIGSQMSGRVHTDLENQIGLYINVLPLRTRFKGVDRFRELLQNVKKGTLEAFEHQLYPFDLLIDNLKLKHDVSRNPLFDVTVVLQNADLDEKVTLEKMGDLDIQVYKECELNVSRFDLSFNFIETQGELLTTIVFNTDIFNELTINQLLQHFEKIVDVISEKPESTLDEINILSQKETEKILVDFNDTAVEFPNDKNIIELFKDQVKQHPHKKALVFNGEVLTYSELDYKSDQVAVFLKQNFDLKKEDLIGIALDRSHLYIVAVLGILKSGAAYVPIDPDYPRARQEYIISDTAIKILITQTEYLFNYDFYQGGFFAIDVQLNDIHVPDNQITANSAANDLAYVMYTSGSTGTPKGVMVEQKSIVRLIKSMNYVNIDAEDNILSLSNFAFDGSVFDIFGSLLNGATLYIPLKECFLDYEVLGETINHNKISTFFLTTALFNSLVDINFSRFDSLKYVLFGGERVSVSHVKQFKERYNQVNLVHVYGPTENTTFSSFYNVEHIGDNVNTIPIGKGISNSECYILNQEDYKKTIPPIGVVGEIYVGGAGLSRGYLNNPEMTAEKFVLHPYKPNTTIYKTGDLGRWLPDGSIEFIGRVDDQVKIRGHRIELGEIENILSNHEDLVSCIVIARETKNKDNELVAYYTSKAKEIPSLGKYLKEQLPDYMLPKYFVWLEALPLNSNGKVDKKELPIPELDLNPEKVILKARNETEAKLVEIWKEILDFDQISITDDFFDLGGHSLKVTRLISQLHKEFDVKIELKKLFETTILQDQAMLIDNAVKSDYYQIPKVEEQSNYPLSSSQKRLWILSQFEDANTAYNMPAVFEFTGTLNYNSLAFAFESLIERHENLRTVFKENKEGEARQYILPAENVDFKVAYKNLQEVTNKKQRLAEYLKDDVETDFNLESGLLLKASVYQIEDDKWIFSYVMHHIISDGWSMDILIKELLETYDEYNKGVNIEKQALKIQYKDYAVWQQNQFKEGKLELHKKYWLKQFEGELPVLQLPEDKPRPLVQTYNGKIIQTRIAADVTEKLKYQTNQEGATLFISLLTIVKILLYRYTNSQDIIIGCPIANREHADLEDQIGFYLNTLALRTQFDSTDSFNELLQIVKQNTLEAYKYQAYPFDELVNDLKLRRDMSKNALFDVMVVLQNATNNQLTKNKEYQIEGLHISDFQDFDYEVSKFDLSFNFLEANGEIEAGIEYNSDIYTEETAQRMLQHLEQVILSVIENPDIKINDIDILTVTEKKLLLEKFCSTDSRNISEKTIIQEFENTVLRYPENKALLFDNKFFTYQELNEKANQLAHYLKAKYTVGSDVLIGIELERSEWLLISMLAILKTGSAYLPIDPQYPKARIEFIKSDSFCSCIIDEVELLKFEHDIDILDKNNLEKDIKNSDLAYTIYTSGTTGNPKGVMVEHASVFDYCSTFIETFKINELDSIIQQSSISFDTHVEEIYPALMTGATILMGVTGGRDIKEIQYLIEEENATVLSSTPLIIKALNESEFNVSKLRLLISGGDKLKRNYVSKFLDAALVYDTYGPSEATVCSTYYKINDISEKCIIGKPITNRTITITNDKGLLQPVGIIGEISISGSGLARGYKNQSQLTSEKFIASELHGRTYKTGDLGKWLSDGNIEFIGRKDDQVKIRGYRIELGELENSLQNHPAVESAAVLATLNNEGINELTAYFVLKEELNILDIRRYLNKILPDYMIPSKYIRVDKMPLNTNGKIEKKALPEQNGSLLESGILFVPARNEIESKITQIWKDLLEKESIGIYDNFFDLGGESLKTTRLINKINELFLVKIKIKRIFEDPTISGISEHVKFMLQQKELSENKELQEINID